In the genome of Xanthobacteraceae bacterium, one region contains:
- a CDS encoding pyridoxine 5'-phosphate synthase — translation MADNPIRLGVNVDHVATLRNARGGYLPDPVRAARAAISAGAHGITVHLREDRRHIRDGDVERMMREVHAPLNLEMAATEEMIGIALKLKPHAVCLVPEKRSERTTEGGLDVVAGGTALARAVERLAASSRVSLFVAPDADQIKTSKNIGAAVVELHTGTWCEAIAAKEEPEARAELQKLASGARLAASLGLEVHAGHGLDFETAEAIAAFPEIAELNIGHYMIGEALFSGLDAVIRNMLAAMARGRAHAGRAA, via the coding sequence ATGGCTGACAATCCGATCCGTCTCGGCGTGAACGTCGATCACGTTGCAACGCTTCGCAACGCGCGGGGCGGTTATCTGCCCGATCCGGTGCGGGCCGCGCGCGCGGCGATTTCGGCGGGAGCGCATGGCATCACCGTACATTTGCGCGAGGATCGCCGTCATATCCGCGACGGCGATGTCGAACGCATGATGCGCGAGGTTCATGCGCCGCTGAATCTGGAGATGGCCGCGACCGAGGAAATGATCGGCATTGCGCTGAAGCTGAAGCCACATGCGGTTTGCCTCGTCCCTGAAAAGCGCAGCGAACGCACCACCGAAGGCGGGCTGGATGTAGTCGCAGGCGGTACGGCGCTGGCGCGGGCGGTCGAGCGGCTTGCCGCTTCAAGCCGCGTCTCGCTGTTCGTCGCGCCCGATGCGGACCAGATCAAGACATCGAAGAATATCGGCGCAGCAGTCGTTGAGTTGCATACGGGTACATGGTGCGAAGCCATCGCTGCGAAGGAAGAACCGGAAGCGCGTGCGGAATTGCAAAAACTCGCTTCGGGCGCGCGGCTTGCCGCTTCGCTCGGACTGGAAGTGCATGCAGGCCACGGTCTCGATTTTGAAACGGCGGAAGCAATCGCCGCCTTTCCGGAAATCGCCGAACTCAATATCGGTCACTACATGATCGGCGAGGCATTGTTCTCCGGGCTGGATGCCGTGATCCGCAACATGCTTGCTGCAATGGCACGCGGGCGTGCACACGCTGGACGGGCGGCATGA
- the lepB gene encoding signal peptidase I: MNATTEKKKSELGEIVSIGFQALVIALVIRTLLFQPFNIPSGSMKATLLVGDYIFVSKYSYGYTKYSVPFALIPFSGRIWAGMPERGDVAVFRNPKEESNDYIKRVIGLPGDKIQMKNGVVHINGQPVKREKIEDWISDEPGDSGRRITRYRETLPNGRTYETLDLGETFYDNTREYEVPPGHYFMMGDNRDNSQDSRVESAVGFVPFENFIGRAELIFFSLSEGTSIWQLWLWPTEVRWGRIFSRVR; the protein is encoded by the coding sequence ATGAATGCAACGACCGAAAAGAAAAAAAGCGAACTCGGTGAAATCGTCAGCATCGGTTTCCAGGCGCTCGTCATTGCGCTGGTGATCCGGACGCTGCTGTTTCAGCCCTTCAACATTCCTTCCGGTTCGATGAAGGCGACGTTGCTGGTTGGCGACTATATCTTCGTGTCGAAGTATTCGTACGGCTACACGAAATATTCGGTGCCGTTCGCGCTGATCCCGTTTTCGGGACGCATCTGGGCGGGGATGCCAGAGCGCGGTGATGTCGCGGTGTTCCGCAATCCGAAAGAAGAGTCGAACGATTACATCAAGCGCGTGATCGGACTACCCGGCGACAAGATTCAGATGAAGAACGGCGTCGTGCACATCAACGGCCAGCCGGTGAAACGCGAGAAGATCGAAGACTGGATTTCCGATGAGCCGGGCGACTCTGGCCGGCGCATCACGCGCTACCGCGAGACGCTGCCGAACGGCCGCACTTACGAGACGCTCGATCTCGGCGAAACATTCTACGACAACACGCGCGAATACGAAGTGCCGCCCGGCCATTATTTCATGATGGGCGATAACCGCGACAATTCGCAGGACAGCCGTGTCGAAAGCGCGGTCGGTTTCGTGCCGTTCGAGAACTTCATCGGACGCGCGGAACTAATCTTCTTCTCGCTCTCGGAGGGCACCTCGATCTGGCAGCTCTGGCTGTGGCCGACCGAAGTGCGCTGGGGCCGGATTTTCTCGCGGGTGCGATGA
- the acpS gene encoding holo-ACP synthase, with translation MIIGVGIDLCDARRIARSIERFGDRFLDRIYTAEERHRSDKRKLRAESYAKRFAAKEACAKALGTGFRRGVFFRDLGVVNLPSGKPTMALTGGALKRLEALIPPGFTVQIDLALTDEGPLAQAIVVISAVPQAAA, from the coding sequence ATGATTATCGGCGTCGGCATCGATCTTTGCGATGCGCGCCGGATCGCGCGCAGCATCGAGCGTTTCGGCGACAGGTTTCTTGACAGGATTTATACGGCTGAAGAACGCCACCGCTCGGACAAGCGAAAGCTGCGCGCGGAATCCTATGCCAAGCGCTTCGCTGCGAAGGAAGCCTGCGCCAAGGCGCTCGGCACCGGCTTCCGGCGTGGCGTGTTCTTCCGCGACCTGGGGGTCGTAAACCTGCCGTCGGGCAAACCGACGATGGCGCTGACTGGCGGTGCCCTGAAGCGGCTGGAAGCCCTGATTCCGCCGGGATTTACGGTGCAGATCGACCTTGCGCTAACCGACGAAGGGCCGTTGGCGCAGGCCATCGTCGTGATTTCCGCGGTCCCACAGGCGGCGGCCTAG